The following coding sequences lie in one Herpetosiphon gulosus genomic window:
- a CDS encoding amino acid adenylation domain-containing protein has protein sequence MSEPITLDALSETLRQYLDEYLPDCVLPAAFVPLGQIPRLPNGKIDRAALPVVDFATQHEQQTQIAPRNPLEQQLAAIWQQTLQVPNVGIHDNFFQLGGDSILSIQVIARANRAGIGLTTRQLFEQPTIAQLATLAQTAIIEVAQSELSAGQIVPLTPVQRWLLDDPTNPSQFNQVLFLQLNQAVEPALLRVAVEQVALLHASLRLRYRRTTEGWQQFVAADAAPLVEFEQINAQNLNPIELAALFAATTEQLQRPFDLAEAALWRVASIAMPDDQPVRLLLVMHHLVVDGVSWRIIIQDLAHALQNQRLTKPAVDFAQWATALQRYAQCAELQQQRAYWLAQTSSASVPVDYTTGHNDYASVTTITKHLSQANTTALIQQASKAYQTQINELLLAALTQTITDWNGHTDVVLQLEGHGREELDQPLDLSQTVGWFTTLFPVKLSLPQQSSPKNLIKQIKEQVRAIPERGIGYGLLRSTDAALQAMPTPAISFNYFGQLDQTLQASELFSAAPESTGSAVLPQRRREQLLAINCQVLAGRMQIEWSYSQHLHSAATIERLAERFFNNLVRLIEHCCQQTQPSFTPADFPLAQISQAQLDQIEQLYPPFEQLYPLSSLQQGILFHRLYAPEAGDYITQMQFEITGKLNQAAFSAAWNRTIAHYSMLRTAFVWQDLAEPLQLVLRQAAITLDYQQLPTHSLEQEQLLEAYLQADRTRGFEPTHAPLMRVALFERGPQRYCCIWTNHHLVIDGWSLPLILDSLFRYYQAEVNQQTLKLAAEIPYQRYIQWLTQHNDQQATAFWRELLRDFTAPTSLALERVGSSHAERHYGASWLQLDPTVTQQLHYFAREHGLTVNSLLQAAWALVLARYSQQHDLVFGTTTAGRPTDLAGVEQIVGMFVNTLPTRVKLDLQQPVLNWLQALQAQESAVRSYEASSLVEIQACSELPRNSPLFESILVFENYPVSSSNLASLGDLELHLVPSREQTNYPLTLVAVPGDALAFKLMYEQGYINQLTSQRMLDYLQLSLAAILAQPKVRLGQLKIVHPSEIQALADWNATAAPRQTSSLLERFYQHVAAQPTSIAVAWREQRWSYFDLAQASQTIAGYLRDHGVQRQQIVGLRAERSPQFVAALLAILQLGAVYLPIDPQHPLQRQQQLAQHVDWLLTDASAEGYPQQLDLAQALGYEQTASGFAQLHDRDLAYVLFTSGSTGTPKGVMIDHAGMLNHVDVMIERLALTQADCIAQSAAQSFDISVWQLLTALVVGARMQIIDDQTMRDPQALLAELASSQVSIFELVPSLVQALLETIASLEQTPSLAALRWVLPTGENLPRELAQQWFAHYPHIPLINAYGPAECADDVTLWPIASAAELPQHAIPIGRPVANVRAYVLDASLQLVPIGVAGELYIAGIAVGRGYLADPQRTASMFLPDPWGEPGARMYRTGDVARYNQAGVLSFLGRSDQQVKIRGFRIELGEIEACLLQHPALHSVAVAVVGAAEQARLIAYLVAKTEPVADQVLHDFVQARLPHYLQPSGYCWLSQLPLNANGKLDRQRLPIPQLQTAEQLIIAPKTADQAKLAELWAAILQREQVGINQNFFELGGHSLLATRMVSQIRQHWQLDLPIRSVFEAPTIEQLAHVLDLLRWAQHANQAPAQAREQGAI, from the coding sequence GTGTCAGAGCCAATAACGCTTGATGCGCTCAGCGAAACGTTGCGCCAGTATTTAGACGAGTATCTTCCGGATTGTGTGCTGCCAGCGGCGTTTGTGCCGCTTGGGCAGATTCCGCGCTTGCCGAATGGCAAAATTGACCGTGCGGCCTTGCCAGTCGTCGATTTTGCAACCCAGCATGAGCAGCAAACCCAAATTGCTCCACGCAACCCGCTTGAGCAGCAGCTCGCAGCAATTTGGCAGCAAACCTTGCAAGTACCAAATGTGGGCATTCACGATAACTTTTTTCAGTTGGGCGGCGATTCAATTTTGAGCATTCAGGTGATTGCTCGCGCCAATCGGGCTGGCATTGGCCTGACCACGCGCCAATTGTTTGAGCAGCCAACGATTGCCCAACTGGCAACTCTAGCGCAAACCGCAATAATTGAGGTTGCCCAAAGCGAATTGTCTGCTGGACAAATCGTGCCACTGACCCCAGTTCAGCGCTGGCTCCTCGATGATCCAACTAATCCCAGCCAGTTTAATCAGGTGCTCTTTTTACAACTTAATCAGGCCGTAGAGCCTGCACTACTACGTGTGGCAGTCGAGCAAGTTGCGCTGTTGCACGCTAGTTTGCGTTTGCGCTATCGCCGTACTACTGAAGGTTGGCAGCAATTTGTGGCCGCTGATGCTGCGCCGCTGGTTGAATTTGAGCAGATTAATGCTCAAAACCTCAATCCGATTGAGCTTGCTGCACTTTTTGCGGCCACAACTGAACAGTTGCAACGGCCCTTTGATCTGGCTGAAGCAGCACTGTGGCGAGTTGCATCCATCGCTATGCCTGATGATCAGCCTGTCCGCTTGCTGTTAGTCATGCATCACTTGGTGGTTGATGGAGTTTCGTGGCGGATTATCATTCAAGATCTCGCCCATGCATTGCAAAACCAACGATTAACCAAACCAGCTGTCGATTTTGCCCAATGGGCCACTGCGTTACAACGCTATGCCCAATGCGCCGAATTGCAGCAGCAACGTGCATATTGGCTAGCCCAAACCAGCAGCGCAAGTGTGCCAGTTGATTACACAACTGGACATAACGATTATGCTAGCGTTACTACAATCACCAAGCACCTGAGCCAGGCCAACACCACCGCCTTGATTCAACAAGCATCCAAGGCCTATCAGACCCAGATCAACGAACTATTGCTAGCAGCCTTAACCCAAACTATTACCGATTGGAACGGACATACTGATGTAGTGCTACAACTCGAAGGTCATGGTCGCGAGGAGCTTGATCAACCGCTCGATCTTTCGCAAACTGTGGGCTGGTTTACCACGCTCTTTCCAGTAAAGTTAAGTCTGCCACAGCAATCAAGCCCCAAAAACCTGATCAAACAAATTAAAGAACAGGTTCGCGCAATTCCAGAGCGTGGCATCGGCTATGGCTTGTTGCGCTCTACTGATGCGGCGTTGCAAGCCATGCCAACCCCAGCGATCAGCTTTAACTATTTTGGTCAGCTTGATCAAACGCTCCAAGCAAGCGAATTGTTCAGCGCTGCGCCTGAATCGACGGGAAGCGCCGTGTTGCCGCAGCGGCGGCGCGAACAACTATTGGCGATCAATTGTCAAGTTTTGGCGGGCCGCATGCAGATCGAATGGTCGTATAGCCAACATCTGCATTCAGCAGCAACAATTGAACGCTTGGCTGAGAGATTTTTCAATAACTTAGTTAGGCTGATTGAGCATTGTTGCCAACAAACCCAACCAAGCTTTACGCCTGCCGATTTTCCTTTGGCGCAAATTAGTCAAGCCCAGCTTGACCAGATTGAGCAATTGTACCCGCCGTTTGAGCAATTGTACCCACTTTCGTCGCTGCAACAGGGCATTTTGTTCCATCGCTTGTATGCGCCAGAGGCTGGCGATTACATTACCCAAATGCAGTTTGAAATCACGGGAAAGCTCAATCAGGCAGCATTTAGTGCTGCTTGGAATCGAACAATTGCCCATTACAGTATGCTGCGAACCGCGTTTGTTTGGCAAGATTTAGCTGAGCCGCTGCAATTGGTGCTGCGCCAAGCCGCAATCACGCTCGATTATCAACAGTTACCCACGCATAGCCTTGAACAAGAACAGCTGCTCGAAGCCTATTTGCAGGCTGATCGCACCCGCGGTTTTGAGCCAACCCACGCGCCGTTGATGCGCGTGGCCTTGTTTGAACGTGGGCCACAACGCTATTGCTGCATCTGGACGAATCATCACTTGGTGATCGATGGTTGGAGTTTGCCGCTGATTTTGGATAGCTTGTTCCGCTATTATCAAGCTGAAGTCAACCAGCAAACGCTTAAGCTTGCAGCTGAAATTCCCTATCAGCGCTACATCCAGTGGCTGACTCAACATAATGATCAACAAGCTACAGCATTTTGGCGTGAATTATTGCGCGATTTTACTGCTCCAACCAGTTTGGCGCTTGAGCGGGTTGGCTCGTCCCACGCTGAACGGCACTATGGCGCGAGTTGGCTCCAGCTTGATCCTACTGTAACCCAGCAGCTTCACTATTTTGCTCGTGAGCATGGCCTAACCGTGAATAGCCTGTTGCAAGCAGCATGGGCCTTGGTTTTGGCACGCTATAGCCAGCAACACGATCTTGTGTTTGGGACAACCACGGCTGGCCGCCCAACCGATTTGGCCGGAGTTGAGCAGATTGTCGGGATGTTCGTGAATACACTGCCCACCAGAGTTAAGCTTGATTTGCAGCAGCCAGTGCTTAATTGGTTGCAAGCCTTACAAGCCCAAGAGAGTGCTGTGCGCAGTTACGAGGCCAGTTCATTGGTGGAAATTCAGGCATGCAGCGAACTGCCACGCAATAGCCCGCTGTTTGAAAGTATTTTGGTCTTTGAAAACTATCCGGTGAGCAGCAGTAATTTGGCTAGTTTAGGCGATTTGGAGTTGCATTTAGTTCCTTCGCGCGAGCAAACCAACTATCCTTTGACGCTGGTTGCTGTGCCTGGTGATGCACTGGCCTTTAAGTTGATGTATGAGCAAGGCTATATCAACCAGCTTACCAGCCAGCGCATGCTCGATTATCTCCAACTAAGCCTCGCCGCAATCTTGGCTCAGCCCAAAGTAAGGCTTGGTCAACTCAAAATTGTACATCCAAGCGAAATCCAAGCCTTGGCTGATTGGAACGCAACCGCAGCACCGCGCCAAACTAGCTCGTTGCTTGAACGTTTTTACCAGCATGTTGCAGCTCAGCCAACAAGCATCGCCGTCGCATGGCGTGAGCAACGTTGGAGTTACTTCGATTTGGCACAGGCCAGCCAAACGATTGCAGGCTATTTGCGCGATCACGGGGTGCAACGCCAGCAAATTGTCGGCCTACGAGCCGAGCGCAGCCCGCAATTTGTCGCAGCGTTGTTGGCAATCTTGCAATTGGGCGCGGTCTATTTGCCGATCGATCCACAACACCCGCTGCAACGCCAACAGCAACTTGCGCAGCATGTCGATTGGTTGCTAACTGATGCCTCTGCTGAAGGTTATCCGCAACAGCTCGATTTGGCTCAGGCTTTGGGCTACGAGCAAACCGCATCAGGCTTTGCGCAATTGCATGATCGTGATTTAGCCTATGTGCTGTTTACCTCTGGTTCGACTGGCACACCCAAGGGCGTGATGATCGATCATGCTGGCATGTTGAATCATGTTGACGTAATGATCGAGCGTTTGGCCCTAACCCAAGCTGATTGCATTGCCCAAAGTGCCGCCCAATCGTTTGATATTTCGGTCTGGCAGTTGCTGACGGCGCTGGTGGTTGGCGCTCGTATGCAAATTATTGATGATCAAACGATGCGTGACCCCCAGGCCTTGTTAGCTGAATTGGCATCAAGCCAAGTCTCGATCTTCGAGCTAGTACCAAGCCTTGTTCAAGCCCTGCTCGAAACGATCGCTAGCCTTGAGCAAACCCCAAGTTTGGCTGCTTTGCGGTGGGTGTTGCCAACCGGCGAAAACTTGCCGCGCGAGCTAGCCCAACAATGGTTTGCCCACTATCCCCACATTCCCTTGATCAATGCCTATGGCCCGGCTGAATGCGCCGATGATGTGACGCTTTGGCCGATTGCAAGTGCTGCTGAGCTACCGCAGCACGCCATCCCAATTGGCCGACCAGTCGCCAATGTACGGGCGTATGTGCTTGATGCCAGCTTACAACTAGTGCCGATCGGGGTGGCAGGCGAGTTATATATCGCTGGGATTGCGGTTGGTCGGGGTTATTTGGCCGATCCGCAACGCACTGCCAGCATGTTTTTGCCTGATCCGTGGGGCGAGCCAGGGGCGCGAATGTATCGCACTGGCGATGTAGCCCGCTACAACCAAGCAGGCGTATTGAGTTTCCTTGGGCGTAGCGATCAGCAAGTCAAAATTCGCGGCTTCCGGATTGAGCTAGGCGAGATCGAAGCCTGTTTATTGCAGCATCCAGCGCTGCATTCGGTTGCGGTTGCTGTGGTTGGTGCTGCTGAGCAAGCGCGTTTGATCGCCTATCTGGTCGCGAAAACTGAACCAGTCGCCGATCAGGTGCTGCATGATTTTGTCCAAGCACGCTTGCCGCACTATCTGCAACCAAGCGGCTATTGTTGGTTGAGCCAATTGCCGCTGAACGCCAATGGCAAATTAGATCGTCAGCGCTTGCCAATTCCCCAGCTGCAAACCGCTGAGCAGCTGATTATCGCTCCCAAAACTGCCGATCAGGCCAAATTGGCCGAGCTTTGGGCGGCGATCTTGCAACGCGAACAGGTTGGCATCAATCAGAATTTCTTTGAACTTGGCGGCCATTCGCTGTTGGCAACCCGCATGGTCAGCCAAATTCGCCAGCATTGGCAGCTCGATTTGCCGATTCGGAGTGTGTTTGAAGCACCCACAATTGAACAACTCGCTCATGTGCTTGATCTCCTGCGCTGGGCGCAACACGCAAATCAAGCCCCAGCCCAAGCCCGCGAACAAGGAGCAATTTAA